The genomic interval GCACACAGAATTCATATAAAAATGTGTTAGTTTCGTTATCAGTAGTAAGCTGAACGAAGATGCTTGGATTCCAGTCAGACAGGATGGACGCTGAAGGTATCGGCACTCTAAAGCCCTTACTCTGTCGTTCGTCGGACGGTGGATGGTAGTTACAGATTTTGAGTTTGTCCCACCGTCGAGTAAGGGCAGGTCTAACCCAGAAAGACGTTCGCTTTCCCTGCAGCCAATTTCCTTCGATCGGCAGCAACAAAATATGAAGCTGATGCCAGCATTTTGTCTCGGTTGCACACGGGGAGCTGGATGTTTGGaagggagagtgatggacagTATTTCTTGGTAAACTTTCCGACATCCTCCAGTAGATGGCGGTATACACCGAGCTCAGAAATCTATTGCTCTGGGTTTTCTCGGTTTTATTTCTCTTGTCTTTTTCTtcgcagtgaatttagtggcggttgcgatcctgtcccggggaaaatgTGGCCTCTCCATCTGCTCCagtcgctacctggtggccatggcaacggcggaccTCATGGCTGTTACCACTGCAGTCGTACTGAGGAGGATCAGTTATTATTTCCCAGGATCCTTTTTGGACATTTACCCAGTGTGTAGCATTATCTTTGTAGTTCTGTGCATATCTAaagactgttccgtctggttcaccgtcaccttcaccttCGATCGATTTGCCGCCATTtgttgtcagaagctgaaaacaaaatattgcaccgggaaaactgcggtttTGGTTCTGATGACTACCTGCGCACTGATCTGTTTTAAAAATGTTCCTTACTATTTTATACATAAACCAGGGACACTGATTAATAACGTATTTTGGTTCTGCAAATTACGGGCAAGTTATTACACCGAGCAAGGATGGGTGGCTTTTGATAGTTTGGACAGGATTTTAACTCCCTTGATCCCCTTTGCTttaatcctgcttctcaactttctgacagtcagacacatcctATTGACCAGTCGAGTGCGCAAGGCAttaaggggtcagagcaagggagaCAATcggagtgacccggagatggagagcaggaggaggtcggtGATCTTACTCTTCTCCATATCCGGCAGCTTCATTCTACTGTGGTTATCGACTGTTattaatttcttaaattataacaTTTCTCAAACAGATCCCAACAATTTCAGCGACTCTGAATATATCCTGGATCAGGCCGCGTACATGTTGCAGAATTTAAACTgttgcacaaacacatttatttatgggGTGACTCAGGCCAAATTCAGAgaacagttcatcagcgcaggGAAATACCCTGTGACGTCACTGCTGCGATTCATTAACAAACTAAAGAACTGACCCCGGCCACGGCCGCTTTCAATATCTCCCGAACATGAATGTACTACTTAAAATCTGATGTTACATATGGATGCAAACAACGGCAACAACATGCGGGAGTTTGGTTTAAAAGTGACAATAGTTCTCATGGTAAATCGCGGGTTTTATTTTGCAGAATTTTATCCAAATATTCAAGATTCATGACGGTTTATTGTTATTCGTCAGTGCCCGAGTGTAAAGGGGaacgaaatgattgttactctggattcagCGCAGCAtgaaaaataaacacaataatcATCGAGAAGAGAATAAACCAAAGAAAAGCACAACAAATAAAAGAATTCCTAATTACTGTTTTAACACAATTACATgcgactgtcacacacagagacgGATTCTATGTACATAAAGTGCCACTCGGTGATGTGTGTGTAGCGGTGTCGAGGGTGATGGGTTGGGTTAATGGGTAGAGTGTTGATCCATCTGACGGTTTGGGGAAAACAATTGTTTTGAGTCTAGTGGCCCTTGGGGTGGATGCAGTgtaacctcttccctgatgggagtgggacaagcagtcgctGGAAAGGGCTGGTGTGATCctttatgatattgctggcctttttgtaTGTGTGTAGTTGATGGCTGTAGACCGGTGCcgatgatgtgttgggcagtttaaATCCCCTTTGTAGAAACCGTGGAGAAGACAACCTTTCTACACACTACAGGAGATTActttatgatattgctggcctttttgtaTGTGTGTAATTGATGGCTGTAGACCAGTGCCGATGATCTGTGGGCAGTGTAACTCCCCTTTGTAGAACCCGCGGAGAAGACAACCTTTCTACACACTACAGGAGATTActttatgatattgctggcctttttgtaTGTGTGTAATTGATGGATGTAGACAGGTGCCGATGATGTGTGGGCAGTGTAACTCCCCTTTGTAGAACCCGCGGAGAAGACAACCTTTCTACACACTACAGGAGATTACTTTAAGTCCAATGAGCTGCCAACCTGCTCATCTTTGGGATTTTGATGGAAATGGAAACGGTAGAGGAACGCCAGGTCATCCTGCCCCTGTCAGGGGTCCGGATCGAATCCAGTTTACAGAAGCCGGCATCGGTTGCTCGCTGCTGTACTAACTGCAGGTCGATTAACCATCTTGTGGTGGTTTAGTATCTCACCTTGTCGCAGATACCCAGGAAGATTTTTGCTCCGAGGGAATTTCggtgagattcaccaggacattgtttGGGATGGTGAGATTCTTGATGGGGAGCGATGACAAAGACGGGGCTTGTCCTCCTGGGAACATTGCCTTCTAAATACAGACCTAGTAGGTGTATGAAATGTACAGGCAAGGAAGATAGACAGAAATTTACCTGCATGTTAGAGCAGTCTGAAATTAGACAGATAGGAGataggtactttattgatcccaaaggaaatgacagtgtcacagtagcattacaagtgcacagtcaTACAAATATTAGCagagaagaaagaataaaaaagaattgccagggttttaagtcgggtcctttgttctaccaaagCCTCCAGTGTGTTCAGTTTGACTGCTACAACGGAGCCAGCCTTTCCAATCAGCTTATTGCGCCTGTTGACATCCCCCGTGTTGacgccattgccccagcacaccaccgcacagCAGATTGTGCTGGCGACTACAGACTGGGAGAAcaagtgaaggagaggcctgcacactccagagggcctcagtctcctcaggaagcagaggcgactctggcccttctagTTCACAGCCCCTGTGTCGGTGCGAGTTGTTTTCATCCGACTGTTGGAGCCTGGAATGCTCCGCCCAAGGAGGATGGATGTGGAGTCTTCCCCAACATGTCCGAACTGTTCAGTACGGGAATTGGAAAGCCAAGGCAGAGGGCTAACAATGGTCTGGAAAATGGGGTTGGTATGGATAGAAACGATGGAACTAATTGATCAAAGAGACTGTTTCTGAGTTGTATGTAGCCCGATGCCTCGACTCAAACTCCCACACCCTGTGTAAATGAACgatacagtgaaatgctcagATCGATCCCCACTGCCCAGTGTTGCTCTGATCCTTAGCACGAACCCGAGACCGGAAATGTGCTCAGACTGACACTAATCCAATCGTTGTGACCCATTGCATCCCATCGTAAACCCCGGGACCGCAGCCGGGTGAACTGGGAAAGAGTTGTCACTTTCTGCAATAAATCAGATGGGTTCTCGGATCCATTATTTCACCTCACTGATTTGGTCCCGGGAATGTCCCTATTCCGctttatagacaatagataatagatgtagaagtagaccattcggcccttcgagcctgcaccgccattctgagatcaaggctgatcatctactatcaatacttgggttcctgccctgtccccatatcccttgattcccctatccataagatacctatctagctccttcttaaaagcatccagagacttggcctccactgcattctgaggcagtgcattccagacgcccacaactctctgggagaagaagtttttccttaactctatcctaaatgacctaccccttattcttaaaccatgccctctggtactggactctcccagcatctggaacatatttaatgcctctatcttgtccaatccgatgataatcttatatgttgcaatcagatcccctctcaatctcctaaattccagcgtgtacaagcccagtctccctAATCTCTCTCCGTAAGACAgaccggacatcccaggaattaaccttgcgaATCtaagctgcacttcctctacagctaggatgtccttccttaaccctggagaccaaaactggacacaatactccaggtgtggtcccaccagggccctgtacaaatgcaaaaggatttctttgctcttgtactcaattccctttgtaataaaggtcaacacTCCAttagccctcttcactgcctgctgcacttgctcactcaccttcagtgactgatgaacaaggactccgagatctctttgtatttctcccttacctaactctacactgttcagataataatctgccttcctgttcttactcccaaagtggataacctcacacttattcacattaaatatcatctgccaagtatctgcccactcacccagcctatccaagtcaccctgaattctccaaacatcctcatcacatgtcacactgccaccctgcttagtatcatcagcaaacttgctgatgttattctcaatgctttcatctaaattgttgatgtaagtcgtaaacagctgtggtcctaataccgagccctactagtcaccacctgccattccgagaaacacccattcaccgcttcCCTTTGCtctctatctgccaaccagttttctatccatgtcaatatcttccccccaatgccatgagctcttattttacccaccaatctcctatgtggggccttaccaaatgccttctgaaaagaggtacactacatccactggatctcccttgtctaacttcctggttacatcctcggaaaacaccaatagattagtcaagcatgatttgcatgatttggtaaatccatgctggctcggcccaatcctatcactgccatctagatatgccactatttcatctttaataatggactctagcgtcttccccactactgatgttaggctgacaggacgatagttctctgttttctccctccctcctttcttaaaaagtgggataacattagccattctccaatcctcaggaactgatcctgaatctaaggaacattggaaaatgattaccaatgcatccgcaaatttccagggccacctcctttagtaccctagaatgcagaccatctggacctggggatttgttagccttcagtcccatcagtctactcatcaccgtttccttcctaatgtcaatctgtttcatttcctcttatACCCtacgtccttggcccatccaatcatctgggagattgcttgtgtcttccctagtgaaaacagatctgaaGTACTTATgagattcttctgccatttctctgtttcccattacAATTTCACCCATTTCATTCTTTATGTTGTCATTTTCTTTCGCTGAGGGAAAATTGAGGATTTAGAGACATTCCATGTCTATGTTTCTCGCTCCACACATTTTATCCATCAGCAATTATTGACAATGATTGCGACCGATCAGTGAATCCTCGGGGATTTTTCTGTGTTGGGCGTCATCCAATGGTTAGTAGTAGAAGCGGGTGCCTGTGGTGATCAGGGTGAACGTGAATAAATGATTACTAGAAGGAATATCAGAAAGGGGAAAAGACTGGTGGCCGGGTGGCTGTGTAAAGTTGATAGAATTGCAAATCTCATGTATTTGGAATTATCACTGGCATCTGACTTAACTGTTGGAAacataaagtaaaacaaaaaattTTCGATAAATATCTAATCCCTGTCTGCTCATTAATTCAACAAGGTGCAACTCTGGAGCAGAGTTTCCTTCCAGATTGATTTGTTTACGATTGAAAGAATTGCCGGAGGGGTGGACGGAATGGATGCGTGGGAGGGGGAATTGATGTACCCGGCGATAACAAGTTCCCAGCCTGCTCGGTGTTCTAATCTACGTGTGCTTGACGTCATCAGCTgcggaccaaggagctgattgttgacatCAGGAGGAGATCCTGAGGCCAGTGATCCCAGTCCTGATCGAGATAAACAGAGTTGGAGAGGGacatcaactttaaattcctcggtgtgcTCACTTCGGAGGACTTGTTCTGGGCTCAGTACGGAAGCGCATTTACTAAGAAACCACGGCAGTGACTGTACCGCCATAGGGGTTTACGAAGATTCGACATGGCATCAGAAAAGATTTGCCAACTTTTAAGGACGTGCGGTGGAGAATAGATTGACTGACATCGGGTACTCATGTCAGTACCTGTGATAGAAGCACCAATTTCCTTAACGGGAAATCCTGCAAAAGTTTGGAGATTGTTGCTGCGATTAAATCACGAAGACTCCAGGACATTCCATACTGAACCCAAACCGTTCAAAGGTGAAATTGAGTTCGCAGCAGCCGCCCTGCAACCCCTGTTTGCTATTTGATTGGAATGGGGTCAGGTACCCATTGTCTGGACAAGGGGAGTGATTGTTACCGTCCCGAGGAAAGGAGCGCGATGAGATCGTAAAAACTGCCCAGTCCTCAAACTTCTGTCAGTGTCCAGCATGATTCTGGTAAAGCCATTGTCCAGTGGATGACATTTGCTACCGATGTGTGCTTGAGGAAGGAGCAAGCTCGCTTCAGGAAGAACAGAGGCTCTGACGAGCAGATCTTCACGCTGCAGAACATCACAGAGCAGAGCGCAGAGCGGCGGAGACAACTGTTTGTAAACTTCGTGGCGTTTGAAAAGGCTTTTGATCGCAACCACAGGGAGAGCTTCTGGCGGACTCTCAGATCATGCAGGATCCTTTCCAAAATTGTCCAACTCAATCTGAGAGTCTATGCACAGCTGGGGCCAGCACCCGGAGCTTTGAAGTCAGGACAGGAGTCAGACAAGGCTGTATAATGCCGGCGATATTGTTTAACCCAGTGATTGACTGTGTTATGAGGGAAACAACGAAAGATAAACAGAGAGACATTAGGAGGACTCCATTCCCTGCTTGGAAGAGCTTGACTTTGCGGATGGCCTCACATTActctcacagatacacacactgtaCACTGGTTGCACTCACAGTCAGCCAGAGAAAGACTGAGACCATGACCCTCAATGCAGAGTCTCCTCCTCTCGTCAAGGCCCGGGGCATCGACTTACCCAGCACCGGCAGATTCACCGACCTGCGCCGCATCATTCAGCAGGATGGGGGGACCAGGGACACAACCAGTGCAGACTCAGCGAGAAATGTCTTCAGAACAGTGACACAACAAATGTAGATCAACAAACTACAGCGTCCATCCCAAGGTGAAACTTTGCAGAGCTGTGAtctgtccacactcttgtatAGGTCAGAGCGCTGGGGAATGACAGAGAGCGACCTTGCCAAGCTGTCGTCATTTCACACACAACCTTCCGGGAGATCCTCTGTATCTCCAGGCCAGGGAAGATCTCAAACCACGCCCTGCGCCTCCAGTGTTCCCGACCCTTTTATGTCACGAACTGAAACCAGTGAGCAAGGGGACAGTGGACCTCAGGTTGAAAAACCCGGAATAAAGTCCCGGAATTGATCCCTGAACACGGAATGTGTCAGACgtggatgaagagtccttgtgcACGACCTTATGTTATGGACCATATATGAGAAATATTCAAGGGTATAATCTTTAACTCCGTCTGGATACACTCCTGCGATATAATAAACACGGGGTTCGTGCCGGACGCCGCGCAGAATGCACTGAACACTAAAATCACAGACCCGTCTGCTTCCCCTCTCCGGGTCACTCGAGTTTCCGACCTTGTTCTCCCCACAACTCCGTTACACACGTGACTGTCCACTAACATGCGCCAGACTGTCACAGCTTCCAGAAATAAAACTAAAGCGAATGGTATGAACGGAGTGTAACTCTTAATGAGAGCACACACGCCGGCTTTAAGTGTACTCACCTTGTCTGAGTTTACAACGCCATCGTATGTTATTGATCACCTTTGACGGcgaatatataaagcagaaaggAGTGTTTTGTAAACACATGAAAATGCCAGTGGTCACCCAAATCAGCGCCGTGGATACCTGGGTGCAATATTTTACTTTCAATTTCTGGCAATGAATAACAGCAAAGCGATCAATGGGGAGAGTGATGGTCAACCGGACCGGAGACAGGAAGGGTCAGGGATCCAGGACTCGCCGAGGCTGTGGAGGCAGACTCTCGTTCTTGAAAATAAATTTCACACCAGGTCAGGAAACAGTGCCAAAGAAATCCAAATAATAATGAACTAAACAATAGACAAAATATCACTCTGGTGCCAGTTCTGGGACAATGGAGGAGACAGTTATGTCGAGGCCGAGTTCCTTGCGGGTCGTTCCGATGACCCCCTGGATTCACTAATCGATAAGATTGTAGACCGACGACTAGCATTCGGGTCTCTGTCATCGGCGACTGCGGAGTTCGAGGCCTGATCGGCGAGTCATGTGACCAATGTCCAGGATCGAATCGGAAGCCCATGGGCTCAGTATCGTCTTGTGCAAtgggatcctcgacttccttgCAGACCTCATTCAGTCCGGATTGGAAAGACCAtgctctccacaatctccatcagcacacgtgtaccacaagactgtgtgctcagcccccgcTCTACTCGTTTTATACcgatgactgtgaggctaagcacagctccaatggcaTGTTAGAGTTCGCTGACGTCACTACTACCATTGTCCGGATCAAAGGCGGTGACGAATCAGCAACAGGAACGAGGCAGAAAATCCGGGTAGGCGGagccacaataacaacctctgACCCAATCTCAGCGAGACCAAGGGGCTGATTATTGACCCAAGGAGGAGAAGACCGGATCAATTAGAGAGTattcatcgggggatcagagctAGAGAGGGTCAGCAGTCTTCAAATCCTCGAtgaatcatttcagaggacctatcctgcaCTGGAAGTGTGTGAAGATTCGGCATCGCATCAAAAACTTCGACAAAGGTCTATGGAGGAGACGAGGAGTCTGTATTGGCTGGAAGCtcggtatggaaacgccaatatCCTTGAACGGAAATCCTACAGAATGAAATGAATACAACCCAGTCCACCGTGGGTaaaaccctcctcaccattgagcacacagaCACGGCGGATTGTCCCGgtaaagtagcatccatcatcagggaccacatCGTGCTCCCTTcgcgctgctgtcatcaggaataaggtacaagagcctcaggactcacaccaccagggtcatgAACAGTCACtagccctcaactatcaggttcttgaaccagaggcgcTAATGTTACTTCACCCAACATCACtgccccgtcactgaactgttcccagaacctAGACTCAGTTTCACAGACTCGTCATTTCATTTTCTCGATATTATTCCGTATTCAtacatttattacaattatttcgTATCTTTTGGACACTGGTTGTCGGCCCTGTTGTGGGTGgtctgtcattgattctgttatggttattgaatttatcGGGTATGCCGCCAAGAAATCGAAACCCCGTGTCCAATATGGtatcatacatgtactttgataataaatttactttcggCTTTGAACTCAGTTCCCGTCGGCCGGATCCCCAGAAATCCGGGAATCTCTGTGAGTCCGCAGAGGCAGTTGAACGCCCAGTGTCTGCGAGTCCAAGTCCGATGTTGGCTGGAGGACGCTCtgttgtgtgggtgggagggagggacggGGCTTGTGTTGCTGCCTTTGTTTCGTTGCTATTTGTGTTCTGTTTTGCAGTGTTCTCCATTGGTCTGTTCAACGCTGTGGGTTTGCTCTATTGGGAAAGAATTGATGGTagaacttgcgggctgccccagaaaaaccctcgggtgtgttggttgtttacCAAACGACGCATTTCGCTGCATGTGTCGATGTACAGGTAATGAATGAACACGAATCTTCAATCTTGAAATGCAAGCCTCCCAGTACTGAACATTCCGTCTCTGGAAAAATGATGATCAGCTGCCGACTCTATCGATGCCGATCAGAATATCATAAACTTCCATCAGGTAAACCGGACAGTCTTTCAGCGTGTACATATAATCAGCCAATTCGTCACACATTTACAAACCATTACAAATCGGTCAGTCATGCTGAGCAATGACGAGACCAAGGCATGCCCCAGCCCTCTCAGTGAATTCTCCAACTCCAAATTCCATTTCGTTTGTGAATGCTGTTGAAAAGTAATCACTCTGTTTTAACGCAATCGCCCATAGCCTCTATGCCTAAGGTATTCAGTTCCTCACCTGAGAGTTTGTTTAAATAGCGTCACGACCCAGCTTACACCACTCCCTCAGCCTGCACATTCCAGAGTTCCAGGTACTGACCAATCTCAGTTTCatttctgcagactttctccaaTCCTTGCGCTGAATTCTCCAGTAAATTGGGAGAATGGCGGGACGGTGGATTACATTAGCTTTCAAATGACTTCCGATTCAGGATTATCAACACTAGCTCCCGCAGAGACGCTGGTCTTTGTAGTTGAAATTAATAAACAAGAGCAGGATCACTTGGAAACTGAAATGAACTTCAGAATGGAAATCCATAACTTATGCTTGTCATATTTTCCCCAGAACATTTATGGAGTGTTTCCGTATTTGAATCCATCACTCTTCGTCTGTACAGCATGAAAATAGACTTCGGGAGGCCATTAACTTTTCTCTTAACTCACAGCACGGTCGCACTCACGgacaaaaaaaaatgttggtTCCCTGTCCCTAGATTTACCATTCTGGGTGTTATTTACATTGTGCACGCGCAGGCACATACACGCCCTCACGCACAATCAGACACAAAGCTACGTACAGGGATATAACAATTAAAAAATATAAAGTTACACATGCAGAACCGCGGACAGACGTGCAGACGGACACACAAAAACACAGGCCCAGAAACACAGGGACAAACACACATAATGCCACCCAGAATTATAATAACGAAAGGTCATAATCAAATGC from Hypanus sabinus isolate sHypSab1 unplaced genomic scaffold, sHypSab1.hap1 scaffold_137, whole genome shotgun sequence carries:
- the LOC132386899 gene encoding probable G-protein coupled receptor 139 yields the protein MLGFQSDRMDAEVNLVAVAILSRGKCGLSICSSRYLVAMATADLMAVTTAVVLRRISYYFPGSFLDIYPVCSIIFVVLCISKDCSVWFTVTFTFDRFAAICCQKLKTKYCTGKTAVLVLMTTCALICFKNVPYYFIHKPGTLINNVFWFCKLRASYYTEQGWVAFDSLDRILTPLIPFALILLLNFLTVRHILLTSRVRKALRGQSKGDNRSDPEMESRRRSVILLFSISGSFILLWLSTVINFLNYNISQTDPNNFSDSEYILDQAAYMLQNLNCCTNTFIYGVTQAKFREQFISAGKYPVTSLLRFINKLKN